From a single Macrobrachium rosenbergii isolate ZJJX-2024 chromosome 7, ASM4041242v1, whole genome shotgun sequence genomic region:
- the LOC136840511 gene encoding uncharacterized protein, protein MKLSPPCYFCSTTDRPPKYRETDGFDWRRAKGRLLGVLKTLGKKTRIQQAASTSSDFCEMNNIPFTISDGRLQEPSNSNHGESLPSPYNSNNLSIGSQESHIYTDDIQRTEISITESANDRCPQQRRISNLSGSNNGNLALRSISSDPPPYFIGGTGVPPPYSPPTPSSFAQHDTNEHWTSNFHWQNEYDFTQVELNRNCRCNIIYSLMLGTITTVVIFGTEPPVPLLSCSVIFFTFLVYMPVIWFLDNVIRWRS, encoded by the exons ATGAAGTTGAGTCCACCTTGCTATTTTTGCTCTACTACAGATCGACCTCCGAAATACAGAGAAACAGATGGTTTTGACTGGCGAAGAGCCAAGGGCAGATTGCTTGGTGTGCTTAAGACGCTTGGTAAGAAAACCCGTATACAACAAGCTGCTTCAACATCTAGTGACTTTTGCGAAATGAATAATATCCCATTTACTATTAGCGATGGAAGGTTGCAGGAGCCATCAAACAGTAATCACGGAGAATCTCTGCCCTCCCCATACAATTCTAATAATTTATCAATAGGATCACAAGAGTCCCATATCTATACAGATGACATTCAAAGAACAGAGATTAGTATTACTGAATCTGCTAATGACAGATGTCCACAGCAAAGAAGAATTAGCAATCTTTCTGGGAGTAATAATGGAAACTTGGCCTTAAGGAGCATTTCATCAGATCCACCACCATATTTCATCGGAGGCACAGGAGTTCCCCCACCTTACTCACCTCCTACCCCATCTTCATTTGCCCAACACGATACAAATGAGCACTGGACGTCAAATTTTCACTGGCAAAATGAATATGACTTTACGCAAGTGGAGTTAAATAGAAACTG CCGATGCAACATCATCTACTCCTTAATGCTGGGGACAATCACCACGGTGGTCATCTTCGGCACGGAACCTCCTGTCCCTCTGCTGTCCTGCAGCGTCATCTTCTTCACCTTCCTGGTGTACATGCCCGTCATCTGGTTTCTGGACAACGTCATCCGGTGGCGCTCCTAG
- the LOC136840512 gene encoding compound eye opsin BCRH2-like, whose product MAQFHNVSGFLPFKGNDYNFGYPAGVSLMDLVPDNVKPMIHEHWSKFPPVNPMWHYLLAGIYMILGFLSFFGNGIVMYLFLTKKSLRSPANMFVVNLSFSDFMMMASQFPMFVMNCLGGGYWTLGPFACQLHAFTGAVFGLCSLLTLVAIGYDRYCVIVKAFDGGHMTSGKAFFLILLCWAYATAVSIWPFFGWNAYIPEGILTSCSFDYITQDWNKKSFGIFLFIFCYCIPVSIIIFVYVQIVNAIRAHEKALRDQAKKMNVENLRSNADANKQSAEVRIAKVAVANVFLWLLTWTPYAYVVMKGLYGNQDDLTPLVSALPGLICKTASVYNPIMFAISHPKFRLALQEAWPWFCVHEPKDDDSKSSKTESEATK is encoded by the exons ATGGCCCAGTTCCACAATGTTTCCGGCTTTTTGCCATTCAAGGGAAATGATTACAACTTTGGATACCCTGCAGGAGTTTCACTAATGGACTTGGTTCCAGATAACGTCAAACCTATGATACATGAACACTGGAGCAAATTCCCACCTGTCAACCCAATGTGGCATTATCTTCTGGCGGGTATTTACATGATCCttggttttctctctttctttggcaATGGTATTGTCATGTACCTCTTCCTGACGAAAAAGAGTCTCAGATCTCCCGCGAACATGTTTGTTGTCAACCTTTCTTTCAGTGACTTCATGATGATGGCTAGCCAGTTCCCTATGTTCGTCATGAACTGTTTGGGTGGTGGGTACTGGACCCTTGGACCTTTTGCTTGCCAACTCCATGCTTTTACTGGTGCTGTGTTTGGCCTTTGCTCCTTGTTAACACTGGTGGCCATTGGCTATGATCGCTACTGTGTCATCGTAAAGGCTTTTGATGGTGGCCACATGACATCTGGAAAGGCCTTCTTTCTCATCCTCCTGTGCTGGGCCTATGCCACTGCTGTTTCCATTTGGCCCTTCTTCGGCTGGAATGCTTACATTCCAGAGGGAATCCTCACTTCATGCAGCTTTGACTACATCACTCAGGACTGGAATAAGAAATCCTTTGGcattttcctcttcatcttctgctACTGTATCCCAGTCAGCATCATCATCTTCGTCTATGTCCAGATTGTAAACGCAATTCGTGCTCACGAAAAAGCTCTCCGAGATCAGGCTAAGAAAATGAATGTTGAGAACTTGCGTTCAAATGCTGATGCCAACAAGCAGAGCGCCGAAGTCAGAATCGCCAAAGTTGCCGTTGCCAATGTCTTCTTGTGGCTCCTCACCTGGACTCCTTACGCATATGTTGTTATGAAG GGTCTCTATGGAAACCAGGATGATCTGACTCCCCTGGTGTCAGCTCTTCCAGGCCTCATCTGCAAGACGGCCTCAGTCTACAACCCTATCATGTTCGCCATCTCGCACCCCAAATTCCGTCTGGCCCTCCAGGAGGCATGGCCTTGGTTCTGCGTCCATGAACCAAAGGACGATGACTCTAAATCTTCCAAGACAGAATCAGAGGCAACCAAATAG